From Triticum aestivum cultivar Chinese Spring chromosome 4A, IWGSC CS RefSeq v2.1, whole genome shotgun sequence, a single genomic window includes:
- the LOC123081866 gene encoding uncharacterized protein: MYATKPLSLFMSHPEAASRPPPDGRNSGYLVVKGNDDGDDDETCCWGQCGGTRVRDLPFPQDRVLTLRYTEHHGQSSTTYTDSVVFVPVPDQPVASNRYYAVVASGKRKGLVRTCSREEDMTPCCFCRCINDVKPQPFDPADVYQQIEIVQRRRGRFTAKAVAADGYPNYLYRKKYWRVYASKPKNRLDLGDALGLDVAHRSRQLADANLLDVSPAATAVSTAVGKWYCPFYLIKEDGVSPSEQMDRAAFYEVALEQRWEPVHDTHGGSKLYSRKVLIGGSLEATQEVSSGAPRHGDGYVWFRAAAGQSVGVCASVWERMRWEEYRGGWVDEEEEAEKVAGRSVLVERFVVKRMDRTVVVAFDFVHLNKVRGKQA, from the coding sequence ATGTACGCGACCAAGCCGCTCTCTCTCTTCATGAGCCACCCGGAGGCGGCTTCCCGGCCGCCGCCCGACGGCCGGAACTCGGGCTACCTCGTCGTCAAGGGCAacgacgacggggacgacgacgagACGTGCTGCTGGGGGCAGTGCGGCGGGACGCGCGTGCGCGACCTCCCGTTCCCGCAGGACCGCGTGCTCACGCTCCGGTACACGGAACACCACGGGCAGAGCAGCACCACCTACACCGACTCCGTCGTCTTCGTGCCCGTCCCCGACCAGCCCGTCGCTTCCAACCGCTACTACGCCGTCGTCGCCTCGGGCAAGCGCAAGGGGCTCGTCCGGACCTGCTCCCGCGAGGAGGACATGACCCCGTGCTGCTTCTGCCGCTGCATCAACGACGTCAAGCCGCAGCCGTTCGACCCGGCCGACGTCTACCAGCAGATCGAGATCGTCCAGCGCCGCCGGGGCCGGTTCACGGCCAAGGCCGTCGCCGCCGACGGCTACCCAAACTACCTCTACCGCAAGAAGTATTGGCGCGTGTACGCCTCCAAGCCCAAGAACCGGCTCGACCTCGGCGACGCGCTGGGCCTCGACGTGGCGCACCGCTCGCGCCAGCTCGCCGACGCGAACCTCCTCGACGTCTCCCCCGCGGCGACGGCGGTGTCAACGGCTGTCGGGAAATGGTACTGCCCGTTCTATCTCATCAAAGAAGACGGCGTCTCCCCGTCCGAGCAGATGGACCGCGCCGCCTTCTACGAGGTGGCGCTCGAGCAGCGCTGGGAGCCGGTCCACGACACCCACGGCGGCTCTAAGCTGTACAGCAGGAAGGTGCTCATCGGCGGGAGCCTGGAGGCGACGCAGGAGGTGTCCAGCGGCGCCCCGCGGCACGGTGACGGGTACGTGTGGTTCAGAGCCGCGGCCGGGCAGAGCGTGGGGGTGTGCGCGAGCGTGTGGGAGAGGATGCGGTGGGAGGAGTACAGGGGCGGGTGggtcgacgaggaggaggaggccgagaagGTGGCCGGCCGGTCGGTGCTGGTGGAGAGGTTCGTCGTCAAAAGGATGGACAGGACCGTCGTGGTGGCCTTTGACTTTGTGCACCTCAACAAGGTCAGGGGGAAGCAGGCGTGA